Proteins co-encoded in one Listeria ivanovii subsp. ivanovii genomic window:
- a CDS encoding PTS galactitol transporter subunit IIC, with protein MESLQSVIQFILNLGAAVFVPALMIIIGLIVRMKVKDAVSAGIILGVAFLGMNIVIGFMIEALTPAAQGLAERTGINLSILDGGWTSMATLAWAWPFAFLMFPLQLGINAIMLIINKTKTLNVDLWNVWGKILTAVLIIGVTHNVYLAFIVAGIQIVTELILCDANQRQIQVLNGIPGVTVSHGMMIFCIFLMPIDWLLKKIPALRKDMDANALKDKIGIFAENHVMGFIIGGLLGIAAGYDVAKTLMLAMQAAAALTLFPMVAKLFMQALSPLSDGISEFMKRKFKNRELFIGLDWPILAGCSEVWVAVVVMVPVTLIFALILPGNGVLPFAGILNIFLCAPALIVTGGNLMRMIILGVVTTPIFLYVSTFFAGTITDLAHSTGAISLKAGQEITWSTLEYPIFRYIFAEASQFTILGFIFAAIWVLLLVFYVKMMKKRTIELEKASS; from the coding sequence ATGGAGTCATTACAATCAGTCATACAATTTATTTTGAATCTTGGAGCGGCTGTTTTTGTTCCAGCATTAATGATTATTATTGGACTCATTGTACGGATGAAGGTGAAAGATGCGGTAAGTGCAGGGATTATTCTGGGGGTTGCTTTCCTTGGAATGAACATTGTTATCGGCTTTATGATTGAAGCTTTAACTCCTGCAGCACAAGGTCTTGCGGAAAGAACCGGAATTAATTTAAGTATTTTAGATGGTGGTTGGACGTCAATGGCGACACTTGCTTGGGCATGGCCATTCGCATTCTTAATGTTCCCGTTGCAGCTGGGGATTAATGCTATCATGCTCATTATTAATAAGACGAAAACCTTGAATGTCGATTTATGGAATGTTTGGGGAAAAATTTTGACAGCTGTATTAATTATTGGTGTCACACATAACGTTTACCTAGCCTTTATTGTTGCAGGAATTCAAATTGTGACAGAATTAATCCTTTGCGATGCGAATCAACGTCAAATTCAAGTGTTGAACGGGATTCCAGGTGTTACTGTTTCACACGGAATGATGATTTTCTGTATTTTCTTAATGCCGATTGATTGGCTACTTAAGAAAATTCCAGCACTTCGCAAAGACATGGATGCGAATGCGTTAAAAGATAAAATTGGGATTTTTGCAGAAAACCACGTGATGGGCTTTATTATCGGTGGACTTCTAGGTATTGCTGCTGGTTATGATGTGGCTAAAACGCTGATGCTAGCAATGCAGGCAGCTGCGGCACTTACACTTTTCCCAATGGTAGCGAAATTATTTATGCAAGCTTTGTCCCCCCTTTCAGATGGTATTTCCGAATTTATGAAACGTAAATTTAAAAACCGTGAGCTTTTTATCGGTTTAGATTGGCCGATTTTAGCAGGATGTAGTGAGGTTTGGGTTGCCGTTGTCGTGATGGTTCCAGTAACACTTATCTTTGCACTTATCTTGCCAGGAAATGGGGTACTTCCATTCGCCGGAATCCTGAATATTTTCTTATGTGCACCAGCTTTAATTGTGACAGGTGGGAATTTAATGCGGATGATTATTCTAGGTGTCGTTACTACACCAATTTTCTTATATGTATCGACTTTCTTTGCTGGAACAATTACCGATTTGGCGCATTCAACTGGAGCGATTTCACTGAAAGCAGGGCAAGAAATTACTTGGAGCACTCTTGAGTATCCAATCTTCCGTTATATTTTTGCAGAAGCAAGTCAGTTTACGATTCTCGGTTTTATTTTTGCCGCAATTTGGGTACTATTACTAGTATTTTATGTGAAAATGATGAAAAAACGAACAATTGAACTAGAAAAAGCGAGCTCTTAA
- a CDS encoding PTS sugar transporter subunit IIB, translating into MKKVIVACGSGVATSQTVASKVERILKEKGVRATVEAVDIKSLDQHVRTSDVYVAITKANKEYDIPTLNGIAFLTGMGMEEETEKLINALK; encoded by the coding sequence GTGAAAAAAGTTATCGTAGCATGTGGTTCCGGAGTAGCAACAAGTCAAACCGTCGCATCAAAAGTAGAACGGATTCTAAAAGAAAAAGGAGTTCGTGCAACTGTGGAAGCTGTTGATATTAAGTCACTCGATCAGCACGTTCGAACAAGTGATGTCTATGTCGCAATTACTAAAGCCAATAAAGAATATGATATTCCAACACTGAATGGTATCGCCTTTTTAACAGGTATGGGAATGGAAGAAGAAACAGAAAAACTAATAAACGCCTTAAAATAA
- a CDS encoding PTS sugar transporter subunit IIA: MDYHDLFQKELTLINSTYQNQAELFECTSKILEKEQYVEATFKEAVTSREIVFPTGLEMNGIKMAIPHTDTIYVKRPFVLVNKLSTPIPFIQMGSSEKWINVEIIFMLGIKQPKDQVPLLSSIMEKFMEAAFVEQLKEINESASLCAFLKKQFGE, translated from the coding sequence GTGGATTACCATGATTTGTTTCAAAAAGAATTAACCCTGATAAATTCTACTTACCAAAATCAGGCAGAACTTTTTGAATGCACTAGCAAGATTTTAGAAAAAGAACAGTATGTAGAAGCAACTTTTAAAGAAGCCGTAACAAGTCGAGAAATTGTTTTTCCTACTGGGCTAGAGATGAATGGAATTAAAATGGCTATTCCTCATACAGATACGATTTATGTCAAACGTCCTTTTGTACTGGTAAATAAGCTTTCTACGCCAATTCCATTTATCCAAATGGGATCAAGTGAGAAGTGGATTAATGTGGAAATCATTTTCATGCTTGGAATCAAACAACCGAAAGACCAAGTTCCACTGCTTTCAAGTATCATGGAGAAATTTATGGAAGCCGCGTTTGTGGAACAACTGAAAGAAATCAATGAGAGCGCCTCATTATGTGCGTTTCTAAAAAAACAATTTGGAGAGTGA
- a CDS encoding BglG family transcription antiterminator gives MEQNCKELITYLLLNRQVNLKNVSQNFKVSKEAISTQITQINHLLKSEPILIDHDMIFVTDACREACYRLLTAEEQQLFSFYEVNIRRKLIMIKLLLHNHYMSLGALAEYVYVSKNTMLTDVRSIKENLHEFEIQLDYSRKDGYAVTGSEFLIRNLLAELIREVIQTPYGKFVLDEKKLITVNEVFLLRKRLEKVESKLQITFTDEQMEELPYILHGIIKRSKVTIKKWTFKIEMYDIKNTREFPIMKEMFWGYDFLSENDLLYLSLQVLASNLVESALHFSDSEEIAYAVDEFIRLLEMYFAIEIVKKNEFKEKVILHVRPAIYRTILGFQINNPLKKQFIKEYTPTFNIVAKASKPFEKLVGHIWSEEEIVYLSMIVLGWMYQIEETKQPIFRAVVLCKSGTSISKLLLENLKMMFPNIDFQGAYAVRQLNTVARDIDFIFTTVPVQSNATIFVIPSILSKDSRQILREQVDKAIEMDSHKKTKELLAMLKDEIPEENIRLVQAKVESFFSKKELPTEKEEPEKLQMGAEQIHFLESNSKWENLVQAAFAPMLERETVDSCYINTCEEIFYQNYEQMMIGPNIYLPHAKPINGAKKQDIQLMILKTATKTPNNQIVKMVIALAPSEQNKHIPLLLKLNEVFLQPAKLAEILASTNKNKIVEILERG, from the coding sequence ATGGAACAGAATTGTAAGGAATTAATTACTTATCTGCTCTTGAATCGACAAGTGAATCTAAAAAATGTGTCCCAAAATTTCAAAGTATCAAAAGAAGCAATTAGCACACAGATTACACAAATAAACCATCTACTAAAGTCAGAACCAATTTTGATTGACCATGACATGATTTTTGTTACCGACGCCTGTAGGGAAGCTTGCTACCGGTTGTTAACTGCTGAAGAACAACAGTTATTTTCTTTTTATGAAGTTAATATCCGCCGCAAACTTATTATGATTAAATTATTGCTTCATAATCATTATATGTCTCTAGGAGCACTGGCAGAGTATGTTTATGTAAGTAAAAATACGATGTTAACTGATGTAAGGAGTATCAAAGAAAATTTACATGAGTTTGAAATCCAATTAGATTATTCGCGAAAAGATGGTTATGCGGTTACCGGTTCAGAATTTTTGATTCGTAATTTACTTGCGGAACTAATTCGCGAAGTCATCCAGACACCATACGGAAAGTTTGTACTGGATGAAAAAAAGCTAATTACTGTAAATGAAGTATTTTTACTGAGAAAACGATTGGAAAAAGTAGAAAGCAAGCTTCAAATTACTTTTACAGATGAGCAAATGGAAGAACTACCTTACATTCTCCACGGAATCATCAAACGCTCCAAAGTTACGATAAAGAAATGGACTTTTAAAATTGAGATGTATGACATTAAAAATACCCGTGAATTCCCGATTATGAAAGAAATGTTCTGGGGTTATGACTTCTTAAGCGAAAATGATTTGCTTTACTTATCTTTGCAAGTACTTGCATCTAATCTAGTCGAGTCGGCGCTTCATTTCTCAGACAGTGAAGAAATTGCCTATGCGGTAGACGAATTTATTCGCTTGCTTGAAATGTACTTTGCTATTGAAATTGTTAAAAAAAATGAGTTTAAAGAAAAAGTGATTTTACATGTCCGGCCAGCAATTTATCGAACAATCCTAGGTTTCCAAATTAACAATCCACTAAAAAAGCAATTTATTAAAGAATACACCCCAACATTTAATATTGTAGCAAAGGCATCGAAACCGTTCGAAAAGCTGGTCGGACATATTTGGTCAGAGGAAGAAATTGTCTACCTATCGATGATTGTGCTTGGCTGGATGTATCAAATTGAAGAAACTAAGCAACCCATTTTCCGGGCAGTAGTACTTTGTAAAAGCGGCACTTCGATTTCCAAATTATTACTTGAAAACTTAAAAATGATGTTTCCAAATATCGATTTTCAAGGAGCTTATGCGGTCAGGCAGTTAAATACAGTTGCTAGAGATATCGATTTTATTTTTACTACCGTTCCTGTTCAAAGTAACGCAACGATTTTTGTGATTCCATCCATCCTAAGTAAAGACAGCCGCCAAATCTTAAGAGAACAAGTCGATAAAGCGATTGAAATGGACAGCCATAAAAAAACAAAAGAACTTCTTGCGATGCTAAAAGACGAAATTCCCGAAGAAAATATTCGCTTAGTTCAAGCTAAAGTAGAATCATTTTTCAGTAAAAAGGAATTACCAACCGAGAAAGAAGAACCAGAAAAACTGCAAATGGGTGCAGAACAAATTCACTTTTTAGAGAGCAATTCTAAGTGGGAGAATTTAGTTCAAGCTGCATTCGCACCAATGCTAGAAAGAGAAACGGTGGATTCCTGTTACATCAACACATGTGAAGAAATATTCTATCAAAATTATGAGCAAATGATGATTGGTCCGAATATTTATTTGCCACATGCTAAACCTATCAATGGTGCAAAAAAACAAGATATTCAACTAATGATACTTAAAACAGCTACAAAAACCCCTAATAATCAGATTGTCAAAATGGTGATTGCACTTGCGCCATCCGAACAAAACAAACATATTCCATTATTACTAAAATTAAATGAAGTTTTTTTACAACCAGCTAAATTAGCAGAAATTTTAGCTTCTACTAACAAAAATAAAATTGTTGAAATCCTTGAAAGGGGGTGA
- a CDS encoding DUF916 and DUF3324 domain-containing protein produces the protein MRTIITRVLLSCVLFIFLFPGNVFASEMNFSVDAVIPDNQINKEKSYFDLRMKPKQKQTLHLKFSNLSDKDVTVETTINPAITNVNGVVEYSENSPKLDKTLTYNIQRLTKLAPEVKLKAKETMTVPFEVTMPEESWDGILLGGIYMKQKESELKEKKDTQIENKYSYVIGLQLSETEKVIKPEMELLDVFPGQSNYRNVVYSKLQNKTAIIIRDLKVDGKVYKKNSDKVLHETKKKNMAMAPNSNFDYAINWGNKELKPGTYRLEMTADSGENHWEWKKEFVITGETAAKLNEQAVNLEKDSTWIYVLIGSIVLVTLLVFVFLLGRQTKTKKQNKE, from the coding sequence ATGCGAACTATCATAACTAGAGTACTGCTTAGCTGTGTGTTATTCATTTTTCTATTTCCAGGCAATGTATTTGCTTCTGAAATGAATTTTTCGGTAGACGCTGTGATTCCTGATAATCAAATCAACAAAGAAAAAAGTTATTTTGATTTACGAATGAAACCTAAACAAAAACAAACATTGCACTTGAAATTTTCTAATTTGTCGGATAAGGATGTGACAGTAGAAACAACTATCAATCCTGCGATAACCAATGTTAATGGTGTAGTAGAATATAGTGAAAACTCACCAAAATTGGATAAAACACTTACATATAATATTCAAAGGTTAACCAAGCTAGCACCAGAAGTTAAACTTAAAGCTAAAGAAACAATGACCGTCCCGTTTGAAGTGACAATGCCAGAAGAATCATGGGATGGAATTCTTCTTGGTGGCATTTATATGAAACAAAAAGAATCGGAATTAAAAGAAAAAAAAGATACACAGATTGAAAATAAATATTCTTATGTCATTGGGTTACAACTTTCAGAAACAGAGAAAGTAATTAAACCAGAGATGGAATTATTAGATGTATTTCCCGGTCAATCCAATTATCGAAATGTGGTATACAGTAAACTACAAAATAAAACAGCGATTATTATTCGCGATTTAAAAGTAGATGGAAAAGTGTACAAAAAGAATAGTGATAAAGTATTGCACGAAACTAAAAAAAAAAATATGGCAATGGCACCTAATTCTAATTTTGATTACGCGATTAATTGGGGAAATAAAGAACTTAAGCCAGGAACTTATCGTTTAGAAATGACAGCAGATTCTGGGGAAAACCACTGGGAATGGAAAAAAGAATTTGTTATTACAGGAGAAACAGCGGCTAAATTGAATGAACAAGCAGTAAATCTTGAAAAAGATTCTACTTGGATATATGTGTTAATAGGTTCCATTGTTTTAGTCACTTTATTAGTTTTCGTATTTTTATTAGGACGACAAACGAAGACCAAAAAACAAAATAAAGAGTAG
- a CDS encoding WxL domain-containing protein produces the protein MNIKKIGMTGFAFVSIATIMLATDLEVKAASVTGDSKADITFKLGQNDPIDPLDPINPDPDEPITPDPDDEDGFPVTGPLSIDYVSNIHFGDAKISGSAAVYNAKMDNVNFSGTKKDVPNFVQVSDNRGSNEGWRLTVKQNGQFKADNVEKTELTGAELSLKELQATSLSGNQAPTLVANTVLNPNGGVSVVATAAKDKGMGTWSLSYGDGTGTYDSIQLAVPSSTKKLEKAYKTTLTWELAEVPA, from the coding sequence ATGAATATTAAAAAAATTGGAATGACAGGTTTTGCATTTGTAAGTATTGCGACAATTATGCTGGCAACAGATTTAGAGGTGAAAGCAGCAAGTGTGACAGGAGATTCAAAAGCGGATATAACTTTTAAATTAGGCCAGAATGATCCGATAGATCCACTAGATCCAATCAATCCAGATCCAGATGAGCCAATTACACCAGATCCAGATGATGAAGATGGTTTTCCAGTAACTGGACCTTTAAGCATTGATTATGTTTCGAATATTCACTTTGGTGATGCGAAAATTAGTGGTTCTGCAGCAGTTTATAATGCGAAAATGGATAATGTAAACTTTAGTGGTACAAAAAAAGATGTACCAAACTTTGTACAAGTAAGTGATAACCGTGGTTCAAACGAAGGCTGGAGATTAACAGTTAAACAAAATGGTCAATTTAAAGCAGATAATGTAGAGAAAACAGAATTAACTGGAGCAGAGTTGTCATTAAAAGAACTTCAAGCTACTTCTCTATCTGGAAATCAAGCTCCAACGCTAGTGGCTAATACGGTATTAAATCCTAATGGTGGCGTTTCGGTTGTTGCGACTGCAGCTAAAGATAAAGGTATGGGTACATGGAGCTTATCATATGGTGACGGAACAGGCACATACGATAGCATCCAACTTGCAGTACCATCTTCAACTAAAAAGTTAGAAAAAGCCTATAAAACTACCCTTACATGGGAGTTAGCTGAAGTACCAGCATAA
- a CDS encoding LPXTG cell wall anchor domain-containing protein, which translates to MNKIMFLCVVGVFFTVCFSSTVQAASVKSDARIVFFGDDDKQNLVPKDTIIPSGVKAENAPERIAVLPKTGDSNSCYIFLGIFLIVLSGFNLTEKRRMVI; encoded by the coding sequence ATGAATAAAATAATGTTTTTATGCGTAGTAGGAGTATTTTTCACAGTATGCTTTTCTTCAACTGTTCAAGCAGCATCAGTGAAAAGCGATGCTAGAATCGTCTTTTTTGGGGATGATGACAAGCAGAATTTGGTACCAAAAGATACAATAATTCCTTCTGGTGTAAAAGCGGAAAATGCTCCAGAACGAATTGCAGTTTTACCAAAAACAGGTGATAGCAACAGTTGTTACATATTTTTGGGAATATTTTTAATCGTATTAAGTGGTTTTAATTTAACTGAAAAAAGGAGAATGGTAATATGA
- a CDS encoding leucine-rich repeat domain-containing protein, translating into MIKTRKKQIVLLMLVTFLLVSPFVVFADNNNEVSKEIENTNLPPVADESEGEGDQAFSVSEEVSVPESQSAEIVTKESPTTERPTTERKTSNSQTNVEAEIEPESKSIVEPHQVKAERNVVVFESSELEQRVRRTLKLKTDDPITQEKMADLIYLTIISSDMDSLKGLEYAINLQTLDIGGTDTITDLSPISNLKSLTFFKMANSKISNLESLKNLVNLKYLRLGSTELEDISPLSNLVNLTNLFLSCEGGGTLRNNKLNDLTPIANLTKLKSLIIGDAPNITSIQPLAGLSSLENLYLLNNKQITNFSSLAALPNLKSLSLSKNANLTDISSIAGLKNKLTKFQASQCKISNIDVLADFTKLTTLELSVNPIVDISPLKNLTNLTFLSMTSNNIMDVSPLKSVFGVNGNKISVTTQKLKQSVTAKKDKTITVKNLWVDETGKPIIPTKISDKGVYNAETNEITWYQWNLTNKKPTYSYSFAEQSSEYSGGITVDITWLPADYDDDKLIDDEDPDDNNNGILDPDDEEKISYGPLRMEYISNLDFEEIGISGNTKESIASYDQINESGTKKEVKNFIRIADQRGTYTAGNTKGWTLTAKRSSFSNQENSLKGETLTFKNPEAITKQGSSSTGINLVGSMEMPIDSEIIVAQSSRTLKDGTWDITFDEVALNVPGSSRKVKGEYQASIEWILADTPTNL; encoded by the coding sequence ATGATTAAAACTAGAAAAAAACAAATAGTCTTATTGATGTTAGTCACTTTTTTATTGGTATCTCCATTTGTCGTTTTTGCGGATAACAATAATGAAGTTTCAAAAGAAATAGAAAATACCAATTTACCACCAGTCGCTGATGAGAGTGAAGGCGAGGGTGATCAAGCATTTTCGGTCAGTGAAGAAGTGAGCGTGCCAGAGAGCCAATCGGCAGAAATTGTAACTAAGGAAAGTCCAACTACAGAGCGCCCGACTACGGAGAGAAAAACTTCAAATAGTCAAACTAATGTGGAAGCTGAAATAGAGCCAGAATCAAAGTCAATAGTAGAACCACATCAAGTGAAAGCTGAGAGGAATGTTGTTGTTTTTGAGAGCTCAGAGTTGGAGCAAAGAGTGAGAAGAACTTTGAAACTAAAGACTGACGATCCTATCACGCAAGAAAAAATGGCAGACTTAATTTATTTAACAATCATTTCTAGTGATATGGATTCTTTAAAGGGACTAGAGTATGCTATCAATCTCCAAACACTTGATATAGGTGGGACAGATACAATTACAGATCTCTCACCTATAAGTAATTTAAAAAGCCTAACTTTTTTTAAAATGGCAAATAGTAAAATTTCAAATTTAGAATCATTGAAGAATCTAGTAAACCTTAAATATCTCCGACTAGGAAGTACCGAGTTGGAGGATATTAGTCCTCTGTCCAATTTAGTAAATTTAACAAATTTGTTTTTATCTTGTGAAGGAGGCGGAACATTACGAAATAATAAATTAAATGATCTTACGCCAATTGCCAATCTGACAAAATTAAAGTCCTTAATAATAGGTGATGCTCCAAATATTACTAGTATTCAACCACTGGCTGGCCTATCAAGTCTTGAGAATTTATATTTATTAAATAATAAACAGATTACTAATTTTTCTTCGTTAGCAGCATTGCCTAATCTAAAATCATTATCATTATCCAAAAACGCTAACCTAACAGATATTTCTTCCATCGCTGGCTTAAAGAATAAATTAACTAAGTTCCAAGCATCACAATGTAAAATTTCAAATATTGATGTTCTTGCAGATTTTACAAAGCTAACGACCCTAGAATTGTCTGTGAATCCAATTGTAGATATTAGTCCACTGAAGAATTTAACGAATTTAACTTTTCTTTCTATGACTAGTAATAATATTATGGATGTAAGCCCTTTAAAGTCAGTTTTTGGTGTTAATGGTAATAAGATTTCAGTAACAACGCAAAAGTTGAAACAATCTGTTACTGCGAAAAAAGATAAAACTATTACTGTGAAAAACTTATGGGTTGATGAGACTGGTAAGCCTATCATTCCAACGAAAATTTCTGACAAAGGCGTCTATAATGCGGAAACAAATGAAATTACCTGGTACCAATGGAATCTAACTAACAAAAAACCAACATATTCTTACTCCTTTGCTGAACAAAGTAGTGAATACTCTGGAGGGATTACAGTAGATATTACCTGGCTACCAGCTGATTATGATGATGATAAGCTAATTGATGATGAAGATCCAGATGATAATAACAATGGAATTCTTGATCCAGATGATGAAGAGAAAATTAGCTATGGTCCACTACGGATGGAGTATATTTCAAATTTAGATTTTGAGGAAATTGGTATAAGTGGCAACACAAAAGAATCCATTGCCTCATACGATCAAATTAATGAATCCGGTACAAAAAAAGAAGTGAAAAATTTTATTCGCATTGCCGATCAAAGAGGTACATACACTGCTGGAAATACGAAAGGATGGACCTTAACCGCAAAAAGAAGTTCTTTTAGTAATCAAGAAAACTCACTTAAAGGGGAAACACTAACCTTTAAAAATCCAGAAGCAATAACAAAACAAGGAAGTAGTTCTACGGGAATCAATCTTGTTGGGAGTATGGAGATGCCGATTGATTCTGAGATAATTGTCGCGCAATCTTCCCGAACATTAAAAGATGGGACATGGGATATTACATTTGATGAAGTAGCTTTAAACGTGCCAGGATCTTCTAGAAAAGTAAAAGGAGAATATCAAGCTTCTATCGAGTGGATATTAGCAGATACACCAACAAATCTATAA
- a CDS encoding PLP-dependent aminotransferase family protein: protein MWQLTSDSKLPIYLQIVDLIETKIMNGELLPEEKLPPERKLAAMLGVNRSTVVRALDELTARAVIVRKQGSGTIVNAEKWGLFAGQSTNWRHYLTQGGFTPAAPYIRQNSIIEKMHSDEVIDVASGELSLEMTPKLETPSLSWQSFIAEERLEDEAGYYPLRVTIQKQMETAYSLKTQPEQILITSGAQQALFLITQCLLKPGDAVAIESPSYFYSLSLFQSAGLRIFALPMDSEGVIISELKNLYHKHRVKMVFVNPTFQNPTGLVMSLSRRKELVETCSYLQIPIVEDDPFSELAALDKQIPVPLKQLDKDNVLYIGSLSKIMGATARIGWLIGPGAVIERLALARNEMDFGLSIFPQVLANVVLNTAGYETHLNELQHILMERRDYLIGAIEEVMPKKLVYIKPKGGFHLWIKLPMSFRSVRDFDVFTDKQLLVMPGFVFGVKEAVIRVTYARLEKNDAIKVAQIIQQILKKS, encoded by the coding sequence ATGTGGCAACTAACTTCTGATTCAAAATTACCGATTTATTTACAAATTGTTGATTTAATTGAAACAAAAATTATGAACGGGGAGCTTTTACCAGAAGAAAAATTACCACCGGAAAGAAAACTTGCTGCTATGCTTGGTGTGAATCGATCTACGGTTGTGCGTGCGTTGGATGAATTAACCGCACGAGCTGTCATCGTTAGAAAACAAGGAAGCGGTACAATCGTAAATGCTGAAAAATGGGGGCTTTTTGCGGGGCAGTCTACCAATTGGCGCCATTATTTAACGCAAGGTGGTTTTACGCCAGCAGCCCCTTACATTCGTCAAAATAGCATAATAGAAAAAATGCATTCTGATGAAGTTATTGATGTAGCATCAGGTGAGCTCTCTCTTGAAATGACACCAAAGCTTGAAACACCGAGTCTTTCATGGCAATCCTTTATTGCGGAAGAACGACTAGAAGATGAGGCAGGTTATTATCCGCTCCGAGTAACGATTCAAAAACAAATGGAGACAGCATATAGTTTAAAAACACAGCCTGAACAAATTCTTATTACTTCAGGAGCTCAACAAGCCTTATTCCTAATTACCCAATGCCTATTAAAACCTGGTGATGCCGTAGCAATAGAGTCTCCTTCCTATTTTTATTCTTTATCATTATTTCAATCAGCGGGATTGCGGATTTTTGCGTTACCAATGGATTCAGAAGGTGTGATTATTTCAGAGCTGAAAAATTTATATCACAAACATCGAGTGAAAATGGTTTTTGTTAATCCTACTTTTCAAAATCCAACAGGGTTAGTAATGAGTCTATCACGAAGAAAGGAGTTAGTGGAAACTTGCTCCTATTTACAAATACCAATAGTAGAAGATGATCCATTTTCAGAGCTTGCTGCCTTAGATAAACAAATCCCTGTTCCTTTAAAACAATTAGATAAAGATAACGTTTTATATATTGGCTCACTTTCTAAGATAATGGGGGCAACTGCGCGGATTGGCTGGCTGATTGGACCGGGAGCTGTAATTGAACGTCTTGCGCTGGCTAGAAATGAAATGGATTTTGGTTTAAGTATTTTTCCACAGGTGCTTGCCAATGTCGTATTAAATACGGCTGGATATGAGACTCATTTAAACGAGTTACAGCACATTTTGATGGAACGAAGAGACTATTTGATTGGAGCGATAGAGGAAGTAATGCCGAAAAAATTAGTCTATATTAAGCCAAAGGGTGGGTTTCATTTGTGGATAAAGTTACCGATGTCGTTTCGATCTGTTCGTGATTTTGATGTATTTACAGATAAACAGTTACTTGTCATGCCTGGGTTCGTATTCGGTGTAAAAGAAGCTGTTATACGAGTGACTTACGCCCGATTAGAAAAAAATGATGCCATAAAAGTTGCCCAAATTATACAACAAATATTAAAGAAAAGTTAA
- the pdxS gene encoding pyridoxal 5'-phosphate synthase lyase subunit PdxS: MEKKVGTDRVKRGMAQMQKGGVIMDVVNAEQAKIAEAAGAVAVMALERVPSDIRAAGGVARMADPRIVEDVMNAVSIPVMAKARIGHITEARVLEAMGVDYIDESEVLTPADDEFHLLKSDFTVPFVCGCRDIGEALRRIGEGAAMLRTKGEPGTGNIVEAVRHMRQVNGQIRQIAGMTDDELMVAAKNFGAPYELIKEIKTLGKLPVVNFAAGGIATPADAALMMELGADGVFVGSGIFKSDNPAKFANAIVQATTYYTDYELIGKLSKELGAPMKGIEMSRLNPEDRMQDRSF; encoded by the coding sequence ATGGAGAAAAAAGTTGGTACTGACCGAGTAAAACGTGGCATGGCACAAATGCAAAAAGGCGGCGTCATTATGGATGTTGTTAATGCAGAACAAGCAAAAATTGCCGAAGCTGCTGGTGCAGTTGCAGTTATGGCACTTGAACGTGTTCCGTCCGATATCCGTGCGGCGGGTGGAGTAGCTCGTATGGCAGATCCTCGTATTGTGGAAGATGTCATGAATGCAGTTTCCATTCCAGTTATGGCAAAAGCGCGAATTGGCCATATTACGGAAGCTCGTGTTTTAGAAGCAATGGGCGTGGATTACATCGATGAAAGTGAAGTATTAACCCCTGCTGATGATGAATTCCATTTATTAAAATCTGATTTCACTGTTCCGTTCGTGTGCGGCTGTCGTGACATCGGTGAAGCATTGCGCCGAATTGGTGAAGGAGCGGCTATGCTTCGTACCAAAGGAGAACCTGGAACTGGCAATATTGTGGAAGCAGTCCGCCACATGCGTCAAGTAAACGGCCAAATCCGTCAAATTGCTGGTATGACCGATGATGAATTAATGGTTGCCGCGAAGAATTTTGGCGCTCCTTATGAATTAATCAAAGAAATTAAAACACTTGGCAAACTTCCGGTCGTTAATTTTGCTGCTGGCGGAATTGCTACTCCGGCTGATGCCGCTTTAATGATGGAACTCGGAGCAGATGGAGTCTTCGTTGGCTCAGGAATTTTCAAATCAGATAATCCAGCTAAATTTGCCAATGCGATTGTTCAAGCAACAACTTATTATACAGACTATGAATTAATCGGAAAACTTTCGAAAGAGTTAGGCGCTCCGATGAAAGGAATCGAAATGTCCCGCTTAAATCCAGAAGATCGAATGCAAGATCGGAGTTTTTAA